One window of Anaerolineales bacterium genomic DNA carries:
- a CDS encoding nucleotide sugar dehydrogenase: MKFDKICVIGLGYIGLPTASTFAAHGVYVLGVDIQPEVVQTLNRGEVHIHEPGLRDAFSKALETGRFKAALKPEEADAFIIAVPTPFKEHETGEYQGVTYKLADMRAVISAAESIVPYLKKGDLVVLESTSPPRTTIDLIAPILEKSSLKAGSDFHLCYSPERVLPGQILRELIENSRVIGGVTPESAQAGAGLYSIFVKGQIIQTDATTAEMVKLMENTYRDVNIAIANEFSRLADRFGVNVWEAVSLANLHPRVKILNPGPGVGGHCISVDPWFFVEAAPELTPLIYHSRQVNDAQPHFVADTVKRAIGPLKGKKIAALGLAYKPDVDDLRESPAVEVVHLLQGEGANVLAYEPFKTDAKLPGISITPNLNAAIRDADALVLLVSHSEFLKLSPDSVAKITRARIAIDTVNGWDSSQWQSAGIRIVKLGSGKPGQAE; this comes from the coding sequence GTGAAATTCGACAAAATCTGCGTCATTGGGCTGGGATATATCGGACTGCCCACCGCCTCAACCTTCGCCGCTCACGGAGTATACGTACTCGGGGTGGATATCCAGCCCGAAGTCGTCCAAACCCTCAACCGCGGGGAGGTTCACATCCACGAGCCCGGTTTGCGCGATGCCTTCAGCAAAGCTCTCGAGACGGGCAGGTTCAAAGCCGCGCTTAAACCCGAAGAAGCCGACGCCTTCATCATTGCCGTCCCCACCCCATTCAAGGAACACGAGACCGGCGAATACCAGGGAGTGACGTATAAGCTCGCAGACATGCGAGCAGTCATCTCCGCAGCAGAATCCATCGTCCCATATTTGAAGAAGGGGGATTTGGTCGTGCTGGAATCGACGTCCCCGCCTCGCACGACCATCGACCTGATTGCCCCCATATTGGAGAAGTCTTCGCTGAAAGCGGGTTCCGATTTCCACCTTTGCTATTCGCCGGAAAGGGTCCTGCCGGGGCAAATCCTGCGCGAGTTGATCGAAAACTCCCGCGTCATCGGCGGCGTGACACCCGAATCCGCACAGGCAGGCGCCGGGTTGTATTCCATCTTCGTCAAAGGGCAGATCATCCAAACCGACGCCACTACCGCCGAGATGGTCAAACTAATGGAAAACACCTACCGGGATGTAAACATCGCAATCGCAAATGAATTCTCGCGCCTTGCCGATAGATTCGGCGTTAATGTTTGGGAAGCTGTTTCACTGGCAAATTTACACCCGCGTGTAAAGATTCTAAATCCTGGCCCAGGCGTCGGCGGACATTGCATCAGCGTCGATCCCTGGTTCTTCGTGGAGGCCGCGCCCGAATTGACGCCGCTCATCTATCATTCAAGGCAGGTCAACGATGCCCAGCCGCATTTCGTTGCAGACACAGTAAAACGCGCGATTGGACCGCTCAAAGGAAAAAAGATCGCCGCGCTCGGGCTCGCTTACAAGCCCGACGTGGACGATCTGCGTGAGAGTCCCGCCGTGGAAGTGGTCCATCTGCTTCAAGGGGAAGGGGCAAATGTGCTTGCCTACGAACCCTTCAAGACGGACGCAAAACTTCCAGGGATTTCCATAACTCCAAACCTAAATGCCGCCATCCGGGATGCCGATGCTTTGGTTTTACTTGTCAGTCATTCCGAGTTCTTAAAGCTATCCCCCGATTCCGTTGCAAAGATCACCCGGGCAAGAATCGCCATCGACACCGTCAACGGATGGGACTCGTCTCAATGGCAAAGCGCCGGAATTCGCATCGTCAAACTGGGATCCGGCAAGCCGGGGCAAGCTGAATAA
- the wecB gene encoding UDP-N-acetylglucosamine 2-epimerase (non-hydrolyzing) → MRILTIFGTRPEAVKLAPVLRELAKVAGVESRVCVTAQHRQMLDQVLELFQIKPDYDLNLMREDQSLAELSASIFTHLDPVLATFQPDWVLAQGDTTTVAMTSLLCYYRRIKFGHVEAGLRTHDKWQPFPEEINRRIAGVIADLHFAPTDWSKENLLREGVKANNIHVTGNTVIDALQYVVKQNEPEEVRALLERLGIQHEDRDTRNSHRRLLLVTAHRRENFGKPLEDIYTALIQLAARGDVEIVYPVHLNPNVQEPANRLLKGVDHITLLPPLDYLPLVHMMKHAAIILTDSGGIQEEAPAFGIPTLVLREVTERPEGVEAGTLKLTGTATDKITEEANRLLDDPSAYNAMARSANPYGDGRAAVRIVRALTEAQARLASRSG, encoded by the coding sequence ATGAGAATCCTTACAATTTTCGGCACCCGCCCCGAGGCTGTTAAATTGGCTCCGGTCCTCCGGGAGCTTGCAAAAGTTGCCGGGGTCGAATCGCGGGTCTGTGTCACTGCCCAGCACCGCCAGATGCTCGATCAGGTGCTGGAATTATTTCAGATCAAACCGGATTACGACCTCAACCTGATGCGCGAAGACCAATCGCTTGCCGAACTCAGCGCTTCGATCTTTACCCATCTTGATCCTGTCCTAGCAACTTTCCAACCGGATTGGGTGCTGGCTCAGGGCGACACAACCACAGTCGCCATGACGTCACTGCTTTGTTATTACCGACGGATAAAATTCGGGCATGTCGAAGCAGGTTTGCGGACGCACGATAAATGGCAGCCGTTTCCCGAAGAGATCAATCGTCGTATCGCAGGCGTGATCGCCGACCTGCACTTTGCGCCTACGGATTGGTCAAAAGAAAACCTGCTGCGCGAAGGCGTGAAAGCAAACAACATCCACGTCACCGGAAATACGGTCATCGATGCATTGCAGTATGTGGTTAAACAAAACGAACCGGAAGAGGTCCGCGCGCTGCTCGAAAGATTGGGGATACAACACGAAGATCGCGATACGAGGAATTCCCATCGCCGGTTATTGCTTGTCACCGCCCACCGCCGTGAGAATTTCGGAAAACCGCTTGAAGATATTTACACGGCGTTGATCCAACTTGCCGCGAGAGGAGACGTGGAGATCGTCTACCCGGTTCATTTGAATCCAAACGTACAGGAGCCGGCCAACCGCCTGCTCAAAGGTGTGGACCACATCACATTGCTGCCGCCATTGGATTACCTTCCTCTTGTTCACATGATGAAGCATGCCGCGATCATCCTGACCGATTCAGGCGGAATCCAGGAAGAGGCGCCTGCTTTTGGGATTCCCACTCTCGTTCTGCGCGAAGTGACCGAACGGCCTGAGGGCGTGGAAGCGGGGACGCTTAAACTTACCGGAACAGCAACAGATAAAATCACAGAGGAGGCGAATCGTCTGCTGGATGACCCCTCTGCCTACAATGCGATGGCGCGTTCGGCGAATCCATATGGAGACGGCCGCGCAGCGGTGAGAATCGTTCGGGCGCTGACGGAAGCCCAAGCCCGGCTAGCATCGCGCAGCGGTTAA